Proteins from a genomic interval of Undibacterium parvum:
- the arsA gene encoding arsenical pump-driving ATPase, with product MLFLENIPQFLFFTGKGGVGKTSLACATAIKLADEGKRVLLVSTDPASNVGQVFGITIGNTITPVIAVGHLSALEIDPQAAAQVYRDKIVGPVRGVLPAAVVSSIAEQLSGACTTEIAAFDEFTGLLTNAAILHDFDHIIFDTAPTGHTIRMLQLPGAWSGFLEDGKGDASCLGPLAGLEKQREQYHAAVAALSDPERTRMILVARAQGATLREAARTHEELAAIGFRHQYLVINGALPQSEVGSDLLAAAVWKREQAALAAMPEILRDAPTDFVPLRPFNLVGLPALRALLVSGAVENVPTQTAVSIPAVPSLASLVDGLVGSGHGLIMTMGKGGVGKTTVAAAIALELASRGYAVHLTTSDPAAHLIETLAGSLDNLTVSRIDPHAETERYRQEVMASKGKNLDAAGRALLEEDLRSPCTEEIAVFQAFSRIIREAGKKFVVMDTAPTGHTLLLLDATGSYDREIKRKMLNTSVHFTTPMMQLQDTTLTKVLIITLAETTPVLEAAGLQLDLQRAGIAPWAWIINNSLAMAKPSSALLRQRAYNELAQINEVANKYAQRWAVIPLQAQEPVGLERLQQLIHGTTPTAQL from the coding sequence ATGCTTTTTCTAGAAAATATTCCGCAATTTTTATTCTTCACTGGCAAGGGCGGGGTGGGTAAAACCTCACTCGCTTGTGCCACTGCGATTAAGCTAGCTGATGAGGGCAAGCGTGTTTTACTGGTGAGCACCGACCCGGCCTCGAATGTGGGGCAGGTTTTTGGTATTACGATAGGCAATACGATCACTCCAGTCATTGCGGTCGGGCATTTATCGGCGTTGGAAATCGATCCGCAGGCAGCCGCGCAAGTGTATCGGGATAAGATCGTGGGGCCGGTACGTGGTGTGTTACCGGCCGCTGTGGTGAGCAGCATAGCGGAGCAATTGTCCGGTGCCTGTACCACAGAAATCGCGGCATTTGATGAGTTCACTGGCCTGCTGACCAACGCGGCCATTTTGCATGATTTTGATCACATTATTTTTGATACGGCGCCGACCGGGCACACCATACGTATGCTGCAACTACCTGGCGCATGGTCGGGTTTTCTGGAAGACGGCAAGGGCGATGCTTCTTGCCTGGGGCCACTGGCCGGGCTAGAAAAACAACGCGAGCAATATCATGCCGCGGTCGCCGCTTTATCCGATCCTGAACGTACTCGCATGATACTGGTGGCGCGCGCCCAGGGAGCGACGCTCAGAGAAGCAGCGCGCACCCATGAGGAACTGGCCGCTATCGGCTTTCGACATCAATATCTGGTGATCAATGGGGCGCTGCCGCAAAGCGAAGTCGGTAGCGATCTGTTGGCTGCGGCGGTATGGAAGCGGGAGCAAGCTGCGCTGGCGGCTATGCCAGAAATTTTACGTGATGCGCCCACTGATTTTGTGCCCTTGCGCCCTTTTAATCTGGTCGGCTTACCGGCCTTGCGCGCACTTTTGGTGAGCGGCGCGGTGGAAAACGTCCCCACACAAACCGCCGTATCTATCCCTGCTGTGCCCAGTCTGGCGAGCCTGGTCGATGGTCTGGTTGGCAGTGGTCACGGTTTAATTATGACCATGGGTAAAGGCGGAGTCGGCAAGACCACCGTGGCGGCAGCGATCGCGTTGGAGTTGGCCAGTCGCGGCTATGCAGTCCATCTCACCACCTCAGACCCGGCCGCACATCTGATCGAGACGCTAGCTGGAAGCCTGGACAATCTAACCGTCAGCAGGATAGATCCGCATGCGGAAACTGAGCGCTACCGACAAGAAGTGATGGCCAGTAAAGGCAAGAATCTGGATGCGGCAGGTCGCGCTTTGCTGGAAGAAGATTTGCGCTCACCCTGCACCGAAGAGATTGCGGTATTTCAGGCATTCTCCAGAATCATACGGGAAGCAGGCAAAAAATTTGTTGTGATGGATACCGCGCCGACCGGCCATACTTTATTGCTGCTCGACGCTACCGGCTCGTATGACAGAGAAATTAAGCGCAAGATGCTCAATACCAGTGTGCACTTTACGACGCCCATGATGCAGCTGCAAGACACGACGCTCACCAAGGTGCTGATTATCACCCTGGCAGAAACCACGCCGGTGTTGGAAGCGGCTGGCCTGCAGCTAGATTTGCAGCGGGCCGGGATAGCGCCATGGGCCTGGATCATCAATAATAGTTTGGCGATGGCCAAACCTAGTTCCGCTTTATTGCGCCAGCGTGCCTATAACGAGCTAGCGCAAATCAATGAAGTGGCCAACAAATATGCGCAACGCTGGGCAGTGATACCGCTACAAGCGCAAGAGCCGGTCGGCCTTGAGCGCTTACAGCAACTGATACACGGTACAACCCCAACGGCGCAGCTTTAA
- the arsD gene encoding arsenite efflux transporter metallochaperone ArsD produces the protein MNAIQIFDPAMCCNTGVCGVDVDQQLVSFSADLEWAKAQGVEVERYNLAQQPMAFAENAVVKAFLERSGAEGLPLILVKGEIALTGRYPQRAEIARWAGLSLLPVNLAVSPAVSPDTGCYGGKKSC, from the coding sequence ATGAACGCTATTCAAATATTTGATCCTGCCATGTGCTGCAATACCGGCGTCTGTGGTGTCGATGTCGATCAGCAACTAGTGAGTTTTTCCGCCGATCTGGAGTGGGCCAAAGCGCAAGGCGTGGAGGTAGAACGCTACAATCTGGCGCAACAGCCTATGGCCTTTGCCGAGAACGCGGTGGTCAAAGCATTTTTGGAGCGCTCTGGCGCCGAGGGCTTGCCCTTAATTTTGGTCAAGGGTGAGATCGCGCTGACCGGGCGTTACCCGCAACGTGCAGAAATTGCGCGATGGGCGGGCCTGAGTCTGTTGCCGGTCAATCTTGCAGTAAGTCCTGCAGTAAGTCCTGATACCGGATGTTACGGTGGTAAAAAATCCTGTTGA
- a CDS encoding ArsR/SmtB family transcription factor: METKKVLAALAALAQESRLAVFRLLVQVGPAGMAASKIAEELGIPPSSLSFHLKELSHADLVATRQDGRFVIYSADISTMNNVLGFLTENCCGGMPCTPAQNLQCEGSEVACK, from the coding sequence ATGGAAACCAAGAAGGTGTTAGCCGCGTTGGCGGCGTTGGCGCAAGAATCGCGCTTGGCGGTATTTCGGCTACTGGTGCAAGTTGGCCCGGCTGGTATGGCAGCGAGCAAGATCGCCGAAGAATTGGGGATACCGCCTTCTTCCCTGTCTTTTCACTTAAAAGAATTGTCGCACGCTGATCTGGTCGCCACCCGGCAAGATGGCCGTTTTGTGATTTATTCGGCCGATATCAGCACCATGAACAATGTGTTGGGTTTTCTGACCGAAAACTGCTGCGGCGGCATGCCTTGCACGCCAGCCCAGAATCTGCAATGTGAAGGTAGCGAAGTCGCGTGCAAATAG
- a CDS encoding arsenate reductase ArsC: MNVLFLCTGNSCRSILAEATFNHLAPAGWQAMSAGSKPTGQVHPRSLALLARVGIATAGYFSKSWDNLPATPDIVITVCASAAGETCPAYLGPVLRSHWGVEDPAHATGSDAEIDAAFMTAYRILRSRIEAFFALPLEQVLKDKLQLKTELDRIASLMPTSV, translated from the coding sequence ATGAACGTATTATTTTTATGCACCGGTAACTCCTGCCGCTCGATTTTGGCTGAAGCCACTTTTAATCACCTCGCACCAGCCGGTTGGCAAGCCATGAGTGCCGGTAGCAAACCTACCGGCCAGGTGCATCCGCGCTCGCTCGCTTTGTTGGCACGAGTAGGCATAGCGACGGCAGGATATTTCAGCAAATCCTGGGATAACTTGCCAGCCACACCGGACATCGTAATTACGGTGTGCGCCAGTGCGGCAGGTGAAACTTGCCCAGCCTATTTGGGGCCAGTATTGCGCAGCCATTGGGGCGTAGAAGATCCAGCCCATGCCACCGGTAGCGATGCAGAAATTGATGCTGCCTTCATGACGGCCTATCGCATATTGCGTAGCCGGATAGAGGCATTTTTCGCCCTGCCGCTGGAGCAAGTGCTTAAAGATAAGCTGCAGCTTAAAACCGAGCTGGACCGTATCGCTAGCTTGATGCCAACATCTGTTTAA
- the arsB gene encoding ACR3 family arsenite efflux transporter, with product MSIQCEVSGKIAAKAPLNFFERYLTAWVALCIVVGIALGQFFPAAFQAIGAMEIAKVNLPVGLLIWIMIIPMLLKIDFSALHQVKDHARGIGVTLLINWLVKPFSMAFLGWVFVRHWFAPLLPAGQIDSYIAGLILLAAAPCTAMVFVWSRLTNGDPYFTLSQVAINDLIMVFAFAPLVGLLLGVSNIAIPWDTLITSVLLYIVIPVIIAQVIRRFLLSKGQAHFDAAMNLIQPWSIAALLLTLVLLFAFQGKAIIAQPIVIALLAVPILIQVFFNSALAYWLNRRLGEKHSVACPSALIGASNFFELAVAAAISLFGFESGAALATVVGVLIEVPVMLLVVKVVNATKPWYDDGAQVIAQEAHRAAQ from the coding sequence ATGTCCATACAATGTGAAGTCTCAGGCAAAATTGCTGCCAAGGCGCCCCTGAATTTTTTTGAACGCTACCTCACTGCCTGGGTCGCGCTGTGTATCGTGGTTGGTATCGCGCTGGGTCAATTCTTCCCCGCTGCGTTTCAAGCCATAGGCGCAATGGAGATTGCCAAAGTCAATTTACCGGTGGGTCTGTTGATCTGGATCATGATCATACCTATGCTGCTAAAAATCGATTTCAGCGCCTTGCACCAGGTAAAAGACCACGCCAGGGGCATAGGTGTGACCTTGTTGATTAACTGGTTGGTCAAGCCGTTTTCTATGGCTTTTCTGGGCTGGGTTTTCGTCCGTCACTGGTTTGCGCCCTTACTCCCAGCTGGCCAGATCGATAGCTATATCGCAGGTCTGATCCTGCTGGCGGCAGCACCTTGTACGGCGATGGTGTTCGTCTGGAGTCGCCTGACCAATGGCGACCCATATTTCACTTTGTCGCAAGTGGCAATCAACGACCTGATTATGGTGTTCGCGTTTGCGCCGCTGGTTGGCTTACTGCTGGGCGTGTCGAATATCGCGATCCCCTGGGATACTTTGATTACCTCGGTGCTGCTGTATATCGTGATCCCCGTCATCATTGCGCAAGTGATACGCAGGTTCTTACTGTCTAAAGGCCAGGCGCATTTTGATGCCGCGATGAACCTGATTCAACCATGGTCGATCGCCGCGCTGCTGCTCACTCTGGTGCTGCTGTTTGCGTTTCAGGGTAAGGCCATCATTGCGCAACCTATCGTGATTGCCTTACTCGCGGTGCCGATACTGATACAGGTCTTTTTCAATTCAGCGCTGGCGTATTGGCTCAATCGCCGTTTGGGCGAAAAGCACAGCGTCGCCTGCCCGTCTGCCTTGATCGGCGCCTCCAACTTTTTCGAGTTAGCGGTGGCCGCAGCGATTAGCCTGTTTGGTTTTGAATCGGGTGCGGCGCTGGCGACCGTAGTCGGGGTGCTGATCGAAGTACCGGTGATGTTACTGGTGGTCAAAGTAGTCAATGCAACCAAGCCATGGTACGACGACGGCGCGCAAGTCATCGCCCAGGAGGCGCATCGTGCCGCTCAATGA
- the arsH gene encoding arsenical resistance protein ArsH produces the protein MPLNDLSLPSLQQNLFDQAILEKLASKAAFTHAPRFLLLYGSLRERSYSKLLTLEAARLLIAMGGEVKVFDPQGLPLPDAAPENHPKVQELRELALWAEGMVWCSPERHGAMTGIMKAQIDWIPLSVGAVRPTQGKTLAVMEVSGGSQSFNAVNQLRILGRWMRMITIPNQSSVAKAFLEFDEAGRMKPSAYYDRVVDVMEELFKFTLLTRDASPYLVDRYSERKESAEELSKRVNQKTL, from the coding sequence GTGCCGCTCAATGATCTTAGTTTGCCTAGTTTGCAGCAAAATTTATTCGATCAAGCTATTCTGGAAAAACTCGCCAGCAAAGCAGCGTTTACCCATGCGCCGCGCTTCTTGCTTCTGTACGGTTCCTTACGCGAACGCTCCTACAGCAAACTGCTGACACTGGAAGCGGCACGCTTGTTAATTGCCATGGGTGGCGAAGTGAAAGTGTTTGACCCGCAAGGCTTACCACTGCCAGACGCCGCGCCTGAGAACCATCCCAAGGTGCAAGAACTGCGCGAACTGGCCTTGTGGGCCGAAGGCATGGTCTGGTGCTCGCCCGAACGGCATGGCGCGATGACAGGCATCATGAAAGCGCAGATCGATTGGATACCTTTATCGGTTGGTGCGGTACGTCCAACTCAGGGCAAGACGCTGGCGGTGATGGAAGTATCGGGTGGCTCGCAATCGTTTAACGCAGTCAATCAACTGCGCATACTGGGGCGCTGGATGCGCATGATCACCATCCCGAACCAGTCTTCGGTGGCCAAAGCTTTTCTCGAATTTGACGAGGCCGGACGCATGAAACCATCAGCCTACTACGACCGAGTGGTGGACGTGATGGAAGAACTATTCAAGTTCACCCTGCTAACCCGTGACGCCTCGCCGTATCTGGTAGACCGCTACAGCGAACGCAAAGAAAGCGCGGAAGAATTATCCAAGCGCGTCAATCAGAAAACGCTTTAG
- a CDS encoding SDR family NAD(P)-dependent oxidoreductase, translating into MKKLNGKFALVTGASRGVGRGIALGLGEAGATVYITGRSSDDSLQAEALSGNLQDTARQIEALGGTAICILCDHRNDAETKAVFEQIAQQAGRLDILVNAAWAGYEQVFSPDDFTWANKFWEQPITTWDAMFQVGLRSSFVASQYAARMMLKANSGLIVNVSYWAAQRYMGNVPYGVNKAAMDRLTKDCALELQEHQIAVVSLYPGLVRTERVLRGAEFFDMSNSESEQFSGRAVAALATDPGLMQRSGTVQVSAQLAEEFGFVDIDGYSPKPLTKESAI; encoded by the coding sequence ATGAAAAAACTCAATGGAAAGTTTGCCTTAGTCACTGGCGCCAGTCGCGGTGTCGGGCGTGGCATCGCCCTAGGTTTGGGAGAGGCTGGTGCCACCGTGTATATCACGGGACGCAGCAGCGATGATAGCCTGCAAGCCGAAGCGCTTTCAGGAAATTTACAAGATACCGCTCGTCAGATTGAGGCTTTAGGTGGCACAGCGATTTGCATACTTTGTGATCATCGTAATGATGCCGAAACCAAGGCTGTCTTCGAGCAGATAGCGCAACAGGCAGGGCGATTGGATATTTTGGTCAATGCGGCATGGGCTGGCTACGAACAGGTATTTAGCCCAGATGATTTTACTTGGGCGAATAAATTTTGGGAGCAACCGATTACTACTTGGGATGCCATGTTTCAGGTGGGCTTGCGCTCTAGCTTTGTCGCTTCGCAATATGCGGCGCGCATGATGCTCAAAGCAAATAGCGGGTTGATCGTCAATGTCTCGTATTGGGCGGCTCAAAGATACATGGGCAATGTTCCCTATGGTGTGAATAAGGCGGCGATGGATCGCTTGACCAAGGATTGCGCTCTCGAATTACAAGAGCATCAGATCGCGGTCGTTTCACTCTATCCTGGTTTGGTCAGAACCGAGCGGGTACTGCGAGGGGCCGAATTTTTTGATATGAGCAATTCAGAGTCTGAGCAATTTTCTGGACGCGCTGTCGCCGCGCTCGCCACCGATCCGGGCTTAATGCAGCGTTCTGGAACTGTGCAAGTTTCAGCCCAGCTTGCTGAGGAATTTGGCTTTGTTGATATCGATGGATATAGCCCTAAGCCTTTAACCAAAGAGAGTGCGATTTAG
- a CDS encoding LacI family DNA-binding transcriptional regulator, which translates to MIDNELNQAPVTLLDVARVAGVSPSTVSRILNGTAKVSADKRKAVETAIAEMHFEPNQLAQSLKSGKSMTIGIVVQDISSPFFAETLRGVDDGLKATGYASVIVSGHWNAQEEADRIKLLLARKVDGLILLSGHIADQDVLRFAKQRPIVATGRALSSDSAIGFKLDNEYGAMLAVRHLIELGHRRIAFVAGPSDNPDADERLAGYRRALLEADIEFDPKLVAESDLHEASGLLAINRLIESQQQFSAVFAVNDQSAYGVRLSLYRKGIRVPDDISLIAFDDLPTSLYTTPPLTTIRQPLYDMGLAASSALLGLISGTAVDIMLPALELVVRETTRRFR; encoded by the coding sequence GTGATCGACAATGAATTGAATCAAGCTCCAGTGACTTTACTCGATGTGGCGCGGGTAGCCGGGGTCTCGCCAAGCACGGTATCACGCATCTTAAACGGCACCGCCAAGGTATCGGCCGATAAGCGTAAGGCGGTAGAGACCGCGATCGCCGAGATGCACTTCGAACCGAATCAACTCGCTCAGAGTCTCAAGAGTGGCAAATCGATGACCATAGGCATCGTGGTGCAGGATATTTCCAGCCCGTTTTTTGCCGAGACCTTGCGCGGCGTCGATGATGGCCTGAAAGCTACCGGTTATGCCTCGGTGATCGTTAGCGGCCACTGGAATGCGCAAGAAGAAGCTGACCGAATTAAATTGCTGTTGGCACGCAAGGTCGATGGCTTGATCCTGCTCTCCGGTCATATCGCCGATCAGGATGTGCTGCGCTTTGCCAAGCAAAGACCGATCGTTGCCACCGGGCGCGCGCTCAGCAGCGACAGCGCGATCGGCTTTAAACTCGATAATGAATACGGTGCCATGCTGGCGGTGCGCCATTTGATCGAGCTAGGCCACCGCCGTATCGCCTTCGTGGCCGGTCCTTCAGATAATCCGGATGCCGATGAACGTCTGGCAGGCTACCGGCGCGCCTTGCTGGAAGCCGATATTGAGTTTGATCCCAAACTGGTGGCCGAGAGTGATCTGCATGAAGCCAGCGGCTTATTGGCAATCAATCGCCTGATAGAAAGTCAGCAGCAATTTAGTGCCGTGTTCGCGGTCAATGATCAGAGCGCCTACGGTGTCCGTTTAAGCCTGTACCGTAAGGGCATACGGGTGCCGGATGATATCTCGCTAATCGCCTTCGATGATTTGCCAACCTCGCTCTACACCACGCCGCCACTGACCACCATACGCCAACCTCTGTACGACATGGGGCTCGCCGCCAGCAGCGCCTTGCTGGGTCTGATCAGCGGCACAGCTGTCGATATCATGCTACCGGCCTTAGAACTGGTAGTGCGAGAAACCACACGTCGGTTTCGTTAA
- a CDS encoding GH1 family beta-glucosidase produces the protein MTMSNNNSKPAFSSSFIWGVATSAYQIEGAAAVDGRGPSIWDTFTHTPGKIIDGSTGDVACDHYHKYAEDVDLIASLSVDAYRFSISWSRVQPLGYGAWNEQGFEFYSKLLDKLAEKNITAHVTLYHWDLPQGLQDQGGWLSRDTPKHFAEYAAEVARRFGNRVATIATHNEPWCTANLGYGNAQFAPGIADTALAIQVSHHLLLSHGWAMQAMRAVNSSAKLGIVLNQWTAMPATDSAQDQAEAEWEYARSVQWFMDPIFKGSYPQKALDRMDMSQFHVADNDMAEIRQPIDFLGVNYYFRSYISTEVPAKKPEGKLGFSDMGWEIYPDGLTDLLLQLNREYTDLPPIYITENGMAVADTIQDGKIDDAARIEYVRLHLKALHNAIAQGVNVQGYFYWSLLDNFEWNSGYAKRFGLVYVDYETQERTLKNSALWYRDFIHDQVAARLNPARFLGPRQPRR, from the coding sequence ATGACTATGTCAAATAATAATTCCAAGCCTGCATTCTCTTCTTCCTTTATCTGGGGCGTCGCTACCAGCGCCTACCAAATCGAAGGTGCCGCCGCTGTCGATGGCCGCGGGCCGTCGATCTGGGATACTTTCACCCACACACCCGGAAAAATCATTGATGGCAGCACCGGTGATGTCGCCTGCGACCACTACCATAAGTATGCAGAAGATGTGGACCTGATCGCCAGCCTCAGCGTTGATGCCTATCGGTTTTCTATCTCCTGGTCACGGGTGCAGCCGCTAGGTTATGGTGCATGGAATGAACAAGGTTTTGAGTTTTATTCCAAACTCTTAGACAAACTAGCAGAAAAAAATATCACCGCTCACGTCACCCTGTATCACTGGGATTTACCGCAAGGTTTGCAAGATCAGGGTGGCTGGCTCAGCCGCGATACGCCTAAGCATTTCGCCGAATATGCCGCCGAAGTAGCGCGCCGCTTTGGCAACCGGGTCGCCACGATCGCCACCCATAATGAACCCTGGTGTACCGCGAATCTGGGCTACGGCAATGCACAGTTTGCCCCAGGCATAGCCGACACCGCCTTAGCGATACAAGTATCCCACCACTTATTACTCTCGCACGGATGGGCGATGCAGGCCATGCGTGCCGTCAATAGCAGCGCCAAACTGGGTATCGTACTCAATCAATGGACGGCAATGCCAGCGACCGACTCTGCGCAAGACCAGGCCGAGGCCGAATGGGAATATGCGCGCTCGGTGCAATGGTTCATGGATCCCATCTTCAAAGGCAGCTACCCGCAAAAAGCGCTGGACCGCATGGACATGAGTCAATTCCATGTGGCAGACAATGACATGGCCGAGATACGCCAGCCTATCGATTTTCTGGGGGTGAATTATTATTTCCGCTCGTATATCAGTACCGAAGTCCCTGCCAAAAAACCAGAAGGAAAACTCGGCTTTAGCGACATGGGCTGGGAAATTTATCCGGATGGATTAACTGACCTGCTGCTGCAGTTAAATCGCGAATATACCGATCTACCACCTATCTACATCACCGAGAACGGCATGGCCGTGGCTGACACCATACAGGACGGCAAAATCGATGACGCAGCGCGCATAGAGTATGTGCGCCTGCATCTGAAAGCGCTGCACAACGCCATCGCACAGGGCGTCAATGTGCAAGGCTATTTCTATTGGAGCCTGCTGGATAATTTCGAGTGGAACTCCGGCTACGCCAAACGCTTTGGTCTGGTCTATGTCGATTACGAAACGCAAGAGCGCACCTTAAAAAACAGCGCACTCTGGTATCGTGATTTTATCCACGATCAAGTGGCAGCACGACTAAACCCAGCGCGCTTTCTAGGACCAAGACAGCCGCGACGTTAG
- a CDS encoding cation:proton antiporter — translation MNTTEIFLIAMTLIFSVPYLIWRLGNTDYWAPLVVVQIIAGIVLGPGVLGAVFPDYYRFVFNPQVIGALNGIAWWAVMVFVMIAGVELDLKKMWEYRRESGITASLALGVPMVFGSAAALFLLWHSSAWMGPKAQGWQFVLGVGMSCAVTALPILILLMEKLAILRQPIGQRILRYASLDDVAIWGVLALILLDWDRVGRQLLFLFGFAIASYLFRRLMRKIPERDRWYAAFIWLSACSYFADWSGLHFMVGAFLAGMVMDGAWFDQDDMDKLRHFVLMMLMPVFFLSTGLRTNWQLGGVAVFGAGLLLLLVSVGGKMAGIHAAGKILKWEQGEASIIGWLLQTKALIMIIFANVLLDKNIITNQTFTALLVMAVLSTMLTVPVVAPKLQKMKQLIFRTS, via the coding sequence ATGAATACTACCGAGATTTTTTTGATCGCGATGACGCTGATCTTTAGCGTGCCCTATTTGATCTGGCGTCTGGGGAATACCGATTATTGGGCACCGCTAGTGGTGGTGCAAATTATTGCCGGCATTGTTCTGGGGCCGGGCGTGCTCGGTGCAGTCTTTCCGGATTATTATCGCTTCGTCTTTAATCCTCAGGTGATAGGCGCGCTCAATGGCATCGCCTGGTGGGCGGTGATGGTATTTGTGATGATCGCCGGCGTCGAGCTAGACCTCAAAAAAATGTGGGAGTACCGGCGCGAGAGCGGCATCACCGCCAGCCTGGCTTTGGGCGTGCCTATGGTATTTGGCAGTGCTGCCGCGCTATTTTTACTCTGGCATAGCTCAGCCTGGATGGGGCCAAAGGCGCAGGGTTGGCAGTTTGTGCTGGGTGTAGGGATGTCCTGTGCGGTGACGGCATTACCCATTTTGATTTTATTGATGGAGAAACTGGCTATTTTGCGCCAGCCCATAGGTCAACGCATCTTGCGTTACGCCAGCCTAGATGATGTTGCGATCTGGGGCGTGCTGGCGCTGATTTTGCTCGATTGGGACAGAGTAGGGCGGCAATTGTTGTTTCTGTTTGGCTTTGCTATCGCCAGTTACCTATTCCGCCGCTTGATGCGCAAGATACCTGAGCGCGATCGCTGGTACGCCGCCTTTATCTGGCTGTCGGCCTGCTCGTATTTTGCCGACTGGTCTGGCCTGCATTTTATGGTCGGGGCATTTTTGGCTGGGATGGTGATGGACGGCGCCTGGTTTGATCAGGACGATATGGATAAGCTGCGCCATTTTGTCTTGATGATGCTGATGCCTGTATTCTTTCTCAGTACCGGCCTGCGTACCAACTGGCAGTTGGGCGGTGTCGCCGTATTTGGGGCCGGCTTGTTGTTGTTACTGGTATCTGTCGGTGGCAAAATGGCAGGCATACATGCGGCCGGAAAAATCCTTAAATGGGAGCAGGGCGAGGCCTCCATCATAGGCTGGCTACTGCAGACTAAGGCTCTGATCATGATTATCTTCGCCAATGTGCTGCTCGATAAAAACATCATCACCAATCAGACCTTCACCGCCTTGCTGGTGATGGCCGTACTCAGCACCATGTTAACGGTGCCGGTGGTTGCGCCGAAACTGCAGAAAATGAAGCAACTGATTTTTAGAACGAGTTAG